A section of the Clostridium omnivorum genome encodes:
- a CDS encoding MATE family efflux transporter, which translates to MDRSKQLGEEKIGKLLLKFSIPAIVGMLVNALYNIVDRIFVGKGVSELAITAITVAFPISIIIMAFGMLVGIGAAATVSIKLGQKRKDEAEEILGNAFTLIIIVSLGVTILGLIFMEPLLKIFGASEAALPLAKQFISIILIGALLQNVGFGLNNIIRSEGNPKMAMSTMLIGAILNTIFNPIFIFVMHTGVRGSALATIVSQTVCSIWVIQYFTKGKSTLKLKTKNFKLKKGIVRQIFSIGLSPFLMQLAASVITIILNKGLATYGGDTAIAAMGIINSVSMLILMPIFGINQGAQPIIGFNYGAKNFARVKKALKLAILAATTISTTGFILVELFPRQIIGIFISGTGSELLSIGSRGIRIYLMMLPIIGFQIVSSNYFQAVGKAKISIFLSLSRQVIVLLPLIIILPQILKLDGVWIAGPSSDFIASLITGMFLIRELRKLENKSI; encoded by the coding sequence ATGGATAGATCTAAACAATTAGGTGAAGAGAAGATAGGCAAGCTTCTTTTAAAATTTTCAATTCCAGCTATTGTAGGGATGCTTGTTAATGCATTATATAATATTGTTGATAGAATATTTGTAGGAAAAGGCGTAAGTGAGCTTGCTATTACGGCAATTACTGTAGCATTTCCTATTTCTATAATTATTATGGCTTTTGGAATGCTTGTTGGTATTGGAGCAGCAGCAACAGTATCAATAAAGTTAGGGCAAAAAAGAAAAGATGAGGCTGAAGAAATTTTAGGCAATGCTTTTACACTTATAATAATAGTTTCATTAGGTGTAACAATTTTAGGCTTAATTTTTATGGAGCCATTACTTAAAATTTTTGGGGCTAGTGAAGCGGCGCTTCCGCTTGCTAAGCAATTTATAAGTATTATACTTATAGGAGCTTTACTTCAAAATGTGGGATTTGGATTAAATAATATTATTAGGTCAGAAGGCAACCCTAAAATGGCTATGTCCACTATGCTAATTGGAGCTATTTTAAATACTATATTTAATCCAATTTTTATCTTCGTTATGCACACTGGTGTAAGAGGGTCGGCATTAGCTACTATAGTTTCTCAAACGGTTTGTTCTATATGGGTAATTCAATATTTTACTAAAGGCAAAAGCACTTTAAAGCTTAAAACTAAGAATTTTAAGTTGAAGAAAGGTATTGTAAGACAAATTTTTTCAATTGGATTGTCACCTTTCCTAATGCAGCTTGCTGCCAGCGTTATTACAATTATACTAAATAAAGGCCTTGCTACTTATGGTGGGGATACAGCTATAGCTGCAATGGGTATAATAAATAGTGTAAGTATGCTGATATTAATGCCTATATTTGGAATAAATCAAGGCGCTCAACCAATTATAGGGTTTAATTATGGAGCTAAGAATTTTGCGAGAGTTAAAAAGGCGCTAAAATTAGCAATTTTAGCAGCAACTACAATATCTACAACTGGTTTCATTTTAGTTGAACTGTTTCCAAGACAAATAATAGGTATATTTATAAGTGGAACAGGATCGGAACTTTTGTCTATAGGTTCTAGAGGAATAAGAATATATTTAATGATGCTTCCCATAATTGGATTCCAAATAGTTAGTTCAAATTATTTTCAAGCGGTTGGAAAAGCTAAGATTTCTATATTCTTAAGCTTATCAAGACAGGTTATAGTGCTTCTTCCTCTTATTATTATACTTCCGCAGATATTAAAACTAGATGGAGTTTGGATAGCTGGTCCAAGCTCGGATTTTATTGCATCTCTAATTACTGGAATGTTTTTAATAAGAGAACTTAGAAAGTTGGAAAACAAAAGTATATAA
- a CDS encoding type 1 glutamine amidotransferase, giving the protein MELNICHLYPDLLNVYGDVGNILILKYRAEKRGIKVNVHNVSVGDTFEGKAYDITFFGGGQDYEQSIVSLDLIERKKFSIKEYIESGKVFFCVCGGYQLLGKYYTTPDGEKLEGLGILDVYSEGGSNRFIGNTVIYNEEFNETYVGFENHSGRTYIGENMKPLGKVISGYGNNGEDGYEGCVYKNTFCTYFHGSLLSKNPELADRLLISALEKKYGDITLSPLDDNLEIKAKEFIINREKKNN; this is encoded by the coding sequence TTGGAACTAAATATATGTCACTTATATCCGGATTTATTAAATGTATACGGAGATGTTGGTAATATTTTAATATTAAAATATAGAGCTGAAAAAAGAGGCATTAAGGTAAATGTACATAATGTTTCTGTAGGCGACACTTTTGAAGGAAAGGCATATGATATTACCTTCTTTGGTGGTGGACAGGACTATGAACAGTCAATTGTTTCTTTAGACTTAATAGAAAGAAAAAAATTTTCCATAAAAGAATATATTGAATCAGGCAAGGTATTCTTCTGTGTTTGTGGTGGTTATCAGCTGTTAGGAAAATACTATACTACACCCGATGGAGAAAAATTAGAAGGTCTTGGCATACTAGATGTATACTCTGAAGGCGGAAGCAATAGATTTATAGGTAATACAGTTATCTATAATGAAGAGTTTAATGAAACCTATGTAGGTTTTGAAAATCATTCAGGTAGAACCTATATTGGAGAGAATATGAAGCCACTAGGCAAGGTTATTTCAGGTTATGGCAATAATGGTGAAGATGGCTATGAAGGCTGTGTATATAAAAACACATTTTGCACTTATTTTCACGGTTCTCTTCTCTCAAAAAACCCTGAACTAGCTGACAGATTACTAATATCCGCACTTGAAAAGAAGTATGGTGATATAACCCTGTCTCCCCTTGACGATAATTTAGAAATAAAGGCAAAAGAATTTATTATTAATAGAGAAAAGAAAAATAATTAA
- a CDS encoding polysaccharide deacetylase family protein — protein MFKGKVFITILMTITFIVSSLFSNNIIISHLHHFSKTTIQSGKEKSNKSIMCNSYPTTQNELKGIDEDINYIRKKYDRKLSPREVFLTFDDGPSPVNTLRILEVLKRYNVKATFFIIGKHADEHPDILKRVKREGMCVAPHTYSHNYKIYRSEKAYFDDYEACNNAIMKITGSDTVSFLRLPGGSTIQVSNKAVMKEIKTRLINNNVKYVDWNVSSADAAMDTVPAALIKNNVISQCKGKNFVVILMHDSNTKTTTVEALPDIIEYLKDNGYAFKTFENVTSTEERQMNKLRIINR, from the coding sequence ATGTTTAAAGGAAAAGTATTTATTACTATATTAATGACAATTACTTTTATAGTATCTTCATTGTTTTCAAACAATATAATTATTAGCCATTTACACCATTTTAGTAAAACAACTATACAAAGTGGAAAAGAAAAGAGTAATAAATCCATAATGTGCAATTCATATCCTACTACTCAAAATGAGTTAAAGGGAATAGACGAGGATATTAATTACATAAGAAAAAAATACGATAGGAAGCTGAGTCCAAGGGAAGTATTCTTAACTTTTGATGATGGACCATCTCCAGTTAATACACTAAGAATACTGGAAGTTCTTAAAAGATATAACGTAAAGGCCACATTTTTTATAATTGGCAAACATGCAGATGAGCATCCTGATATTCTAAAAAGGGTAAAGAGAGAAGGCATGTGCGTTGCACCACATACATATTCTCATAATTATAAGATATATAGAAGTGAAAAGGCATACTTTGATGATTATGAGGCATGCAACAATGCAATAATGAAGATAACAGGAAGTGATACAGTATCATTTTTGAGACTACCGGGAGGTTCTACAATTCAAGTATCTAATAAAGCTGTAATGAAAGAAATTAAGACAAGATTGATTAATAATAATGTAAAATATGTTGATTGGAATGTAAGCTCAGCAGATGCGGCTATGGATACAGTTCCCGCTGCGCTTATAAAAAATAATGTAATAAGCCAGTGTAAAGGGAAAAATTTTGTTGTGATTTTAATGCATGATTCAAACACTAAAACTACAACAGTTGAGGCTCTACCAGATATTATAGAATATCTAAAAGATAACGGATATGCTTTTAAGACTTTTGAAAATGTTACTTCTACAGAAGAAAGACAAATGAATAAGCTGCGAATAATTAATAGATAA
- the mnmA gene encoding tRNA 2-thiouridine(34) synthase MnmA has translation MQKEPKDTTVVLGMSGGVDSSVAALLLKEQGYNVIGVFMKNWDEKDDEGVCTAVEDYEDVRRVCDQIGITYYSVNFVKEYWDRVFSYFLSEYKKGRTPNPDVMCNKEIKFKAFLDFAMKIGADCIATGHYAQKDYVDGEYRLIRGVDGNKDQTYFLCTLGQYQLSKALFPVGHLTKPQVRQLAQDAGLRTASKKDSTGVCFIGERDFDKFLDNYLPAKPGDIITLDGKVVGRHDGLMHYTLGQRKGLGIGGIGTGEPWFVVDKDLKKNVLYVVQGETHPALYTYGLIANELHWVSDKTPQGVFKCTAKFRYRQPDQGVTVYMQNNNTCKVVFDEPQRAVTPGQEVVFYHEEACLGGGAIDKIIKDKSKL, from the coding sequence ATGCAAAAGGAACCAAAGGATACAACTGTTGTACTAGGAATGTCAGGTGGAGTAGATTCTTCTGTTGCTGCTCTTTTACTAAAGGAACAGGGATATAATGTAATTGGCGTATTTATGAAGAATTGGGATGAAAAAGACGATGAAGGTGTTTGTACAGCTGTAGAAGATTATGAAGATGTAAGAAGGGTATGCGATCAAATAGGGATAACCTATTACTCTGTTAATTTTGTAAAAGAATACTGGGACAGAGTCTTTTCATACTTTTTAAGTGAATATAAAAAGGGAAGAACACCTAATCCAGATGTTATGTGTAATAAAGAGATTAAATTTAAAGCATTTTTAGATTTTGCAATGAAAATAGGGGCAGATTGTATAGCTACCGGTCACTATGCGCAAAAAGACTATGTAGATGGTGAATATAGGCTAATTCGTGGTGTTGATGGAAACAAGGATCAAACCTACTTTTTATGTACTCTAGGTCAGTATCAATTATCAAAGGCGTTATTTCCTGTTGGACATCTAACAAAGCCTCAGGTAAGACAATTAGCTCAGGATGCAGGTTTAAGAACTGCTAGCAAAAAAGATAGTACAGGAGTATGTTTTATTGGAGAAAGAGACTTTGATAAATTTTTGGATAATTATCTTCCAGCTAAACCTGGAGATATAATAACCCTTGATGGTAAGGTAGTTGGCAGACATGATGGACTTATGCATTATACATTGGGTCAAAGAAAAGGCTTAGGTATTGGAGGAATAGGCACTGGTGAACCTTGGTTTGTAGTTGATAAAGATTTAAAGAAAAATGTTCTTTATGTGGTACAGGGGGAAACACACCCAGCACTATATACTTATGGATTAATAGCTAATGAGCTTCATTGGGTGAGTGATAAAACTCCACAAGGAGTATTTAAGTGTACTGCAAAGTTTAGATATAGACAGCCTGATCAAGGTGTAACAGTATATATGCAGAACAATAATACCTGTAAGGTAGTATTTGATGAGCCTCAAAGGGCAGTAACTCCTGGTCAGGAAGTTGTATTTTATCATGAAGAAGCATGCCTTGGTGGAGGTGCAATTGATAAAATAATAAAGGATAAATCCAAGTTATAG
- a CDS encoding MurT ligase domain-containing protein, with translation MFKIKFNTFLSVISSKVILKLSKFLFKGGSNFPGKVALKLDKNILETVAKDYNVILITGTNGKTTTTSMIYNMIKDSGNEVITNGTGANMLPGITACFIENYRFKSYKNNKYAVIEVDEANLTFITDYISPKIITITNLFRDQLDRYGEVYTTLKKILDGVYKTPNSTLVLNGDESLLGDLDLKNPIVYYGFNCSVDENKKIDINADAKFCKKCKAPYSYNYLTYNHLGSFYCESCGYSRPNLDYSVDKLVELTPSGSLVWINDHEYYINQPGIYNIYNGLCALSIAKTLGIEHSVIFNSLKSQSSSFGRQEILDIDGKEVKIILVKNPAGFDQAITTITLDERQVNLAFILNDNYADGRDVSWIWDVNFESLNVLNIDKIMVSGIRLYDMAIRLKTSGLPEDKFRLCENNEDLLNEISSCDSSVVYVLATYTAMINFRKYLHSKGHIKKLW, from the coding sequence GTGTTTAAAATTAAATTTAATACTTTTCTCAGTGTAATTTCATCTAAAGTCATATTAAAATTATCCAAGTTTTTATTTAAGGGCGGCAGTAATTTTCCAGGTAAAGTAGCACTTAAATTAGATAAAAATATACTTGAAACAGTTGCAAAAGACTATAATGTTATTTTAATTACAGGCACAAATGGTAAAACGACAACTACAAGTATGATTTACAATATGATAAAAGATAGTGGAAATGAAGTTATTACAAATGGCACCGGCGCCAATATGCTACCTGGCATAACTGCTTGTTTTATCGAAAACTACAGATTCAAAAGTTATAAAAATAATAAATATGCTGTTATTGAAGTAGATGAAGCAAATCTTACCTTCATTACTGATTATATAAGTCCTAAAATTATTACTATAACAAATCTATTCAGAGATCAGTTAGATAGATATGGAGAGGTATACACAACCCTAAAAAAGATATTAGATGGTGTATATAAAACTCCAAATTCTACTCTGGTGTTAAACGGTGACGAATCACTTCTCGGTGACTTAGATTTGAAAAACCCAATAGTTTATTATGGCTTCAATTGTTCTGTAGATGAGAATAAAAAAATTGATATAAACGCCGATGCAAAGTTCTGCAAAAAATGTAAGGCTCCTTATAGTTACAACTATCTTACTTACAACCACTTAGGCAGCTTTTATTGTGAATCCTGCGGCTACAGCAGACCAAACTTAGATTATTCAGTAGATAAACTTGTAGAACTAACTCCAAGCGGTTCTCTAGTTTGGATAAATGATCATGAATATTATATAAACCAACCAGGTATTTATAATATTTACAATGGATTATGTGCACTATCTATAGCAAAAACACTTGGAATAGAACACTCAGTAATATTTAATTCGCTAAAGAGTCAAAGCAGCAGCTTTGGAAGACAAGAAATTTTAGATATAGATGGAAAAGAAGTTAAAATTATTTTAGTGAAAAATCCAGCAGGCTTTGATCAGGCAATTACAACTATTACCTTAGATGAAAGACAGGTTAATCTTGCATTTATCTTAAATGATAATTATGCAGATGGAAGAGATGTATCTTGGATATGGGATGTTAATTTTGAAAGTTTAAACGTACTTAATATTGATAAAATTATGGTTTCAGGTATTAGGTTATATGATATGGCAATAAGACTTAAGACTTCTGGTTTACCTGAAGATAAGTTTAGACTTTGTGAAAACAATGAAGATTTGCTAAATGAAATATCTAGCTGTGATTCCTCAGTTGTTTATGTTTTAGCCACTTATACTGCTATGATTAACTTTAGAAAATATCTTCATAGTAAAGGCCATATAAAAAAATTATGGTAA
- a CDS encoding CapA family protein, with protein MSILATGKRLKRNKEKQKKLKTIILLILIVVLLISISFGLTYAVLSKRAANKEKTQNTLVNNVETSKNQIVKDDIDDNKKNTDELSQKEIIVTSVGDCTIGHDTSFSYSNSLPAVLNKNNNDFSYFFKNVSDIFKNDDITTANLETTFTNSTIKAEKQFTFKAPPEYAKALKLGYIEGVNISNNHIRDYLDAGFNDTISTLQAEKINFFGEGYKWNTEVKGIKFGFLGYKGYYSDKNFLNTIKKDIASMKAENRIVIINFHWGDENSYTPNSTQKSIAHFAIDNGADLIIGHHPHVIQGLEQYKGKVICYSLGNFCFGGNVNPSDKDTFIMQTKFIIKDNKLTSYAVRAIPCSISSVNYINDYCPTPMVDSRKKGLLDKINSLSINLKFALSDDFSLIDVNN; from the coding sequence GTGAGTATTCTGGCTACTGGAAAAAGATTAAAAAGAAATAAAGAAAAACAAAAAAAACTTAAAACTATAATTTTATTAATATTAATAGTGGTATTACTTATTTCAATCTCCTTTGGTTTAACATATGCCGTATTATCTAAAAGAGCCGCAAATAAGGAAAAAACTCAAAATACTTTAGTTAATAATGTAGAAACAAGCAAAAATCAAATTGTTAAAGATGACATTGATGATAATAAAAAAAATACTGATGAGTTATCTCAAAAGGAAATAATTGTGACTAGCGTAGGTGATTGTACTATTGGACATGATACTTCATTTTCTTATTCTAATAGCTTACCTGCTGTACTCAATAAGAATAATAATGACTTTTCCTATTTTTTTAAAAATGTTTCTGATATATTTAAAAACGATGATATTACAACTGCAAATTTAGAAACAACTTTTACTAATTCTACGATTAAAGCGGAAAAACAATTTACTTTTAAGGCTCCCCCTGAATATGCTAAAGCATTAAAATTAGGATATATTGAAGGTGTAAATATATCTAACAATCATATCCGTGATTATTTAGATGCTGGTTTTAATGATACAATTTCAACTCTGCAAGCAGAAAAAATAAACTTTTTTGGTGAGGGCTATAAATGGAATACTGAAGTAAAGGGTATTAAATTTGGTTTTTTAGGTTATAAAGGTTATTATTCTGATAAAAACTTTCTTAATACAATAAAAAAGGATATTGCTTCCATGAAAGCTGAAAACAGAATTGTAATTATTAACTTTCATTGGGGAGATGAAAATTCCTATACCCCCAATTCTACTCAGAAATCAATAGCACATTTTGCTATTGATAACGGCGCAGATTTAATTATAGGACATCATCCTCATGTAATACAGGGGTTAGAACAATATAAAGGTAAAGTAATCTGTTATAGTTTAGGCAACTTCTGCTTTGGAGGAAATGTAAATCCTTCTGACAAAGACACCTTTATCATGCAGACCAAATTCATAATAAAAGATAATAAATTAACCTCCTATGCAGTAAGAGCAATCCCTTGCAGTATTTCTTCAGTAAATTATATAAATGATTACTGCCCAACTCCAATGGTTGATTCCAGAAAAAAAGGCCTTTTGGATAAAATAAATAGTTTATCAATCAATTTAAAATTTGCATTAAGTGATGATTTTTCATTAATTGATGTCAATAATTAA
- a CDS encoding NCS2 family permease, translating to MRDYFELRENNTSVRTEVIAGITTFITMAYIIFVNPLILSMAGMNGKGALGSEVGKLGLNASNDPIIGAVFVATILSAVIGTLIMGLVANVPFAQAAGMGMNAFFTYYVVLTAKYSWKAALAAVFICGLINICITVTKVRIMIVNAIPDSIKNAIGAGIGLFIAIIGLKEAGIIKSSADTLVTFGNIKDPTVLLALFGLAVTGILMVRKVRGSILLGIIITTIAGVIVQLGFGIDMKIFMPTKVFSAPPSLAPTFFKLDFGELFSVKTGIMTTLTIILSFSLVDTFDTIGTFIGTGAKTGMFDEKNDKPKKGMFPRKIDKALFADATATSIGALLGTSNVTTYVESAAGISEGGRTGLTSVIVAICFLLTLFISPVIGIVPAQATAPALIIVGVLMIGAVTNINFDDFEEALPAFLTLVMMPFTYSIANGIAAGFIFYTLIKIVTGKAKKVHPIMYIFTILFIIKFAMQV from the coding sequence ATGAGAGATTATTTTGAATTAAGAGAAAATAATACTTCCGTTAGAACAGAGGTTATAGCGGGAATAACCACCTTCATTACAATGGCATACATAATTTTTGTAAATCCTTTGATTTTAAGTATGGCAGGGATGAATGGAAAAGGTGCACTAGGAAGCGAAGTTGGAAAGCTTGGATTAAATGCTTCTAATGATCCAATTATAGGTGCAGTTTTCGTTGCTACTATTTTGTCTGCAGTAATTGGGACATTGATTATGGGATTAGTAGCTAATGTTCCATTTGCTCAAGCTGCTGGAATGGGAATGAATGCTTTCTTTACATATTATGTTGTTCTTACAGCAAAGTATTCTTGGAAAGCAGCATTAGCAGCAGTATTTATATGTGGCTTAATAAATATATGTATAACCGTTACAAAGGTTAGAATTATGATTGTCAATGCAATTCCTGACTCAATTAAGAATGCTATAGGAGCAGGTATTGGATTATTTATTGCTATAATTGGTCTTAAGGAAGCAGGTATTATTAAAAGTTCAGCTGATACCTTAGTTACCTTTGGAAATATAAAAGATCCTACAGTATTACTAGCATTATTTGGCCTAGCAGTTACGGGAATTCTTATGGTTAGAAAAGTTAGAGGGTCTATACTTTTAGGAATTATTATTACTACTATTGCAGGGGTAATTGTACAATTAGGATTTGGTATTGATATGAAAATATTTATGCCTACAAAAGTCTTCTCAGCACCTCCAAGTTTGGCTCCTACGTTCTTTAAATTGGATTTTGGAGAATTATTTAGTGTAAAAACCGGTATTATGACTACTTTAACCATTATATTATCCTTTAGTTTGGTTGACACTTTTGATACAATAGGTACATTTATTGGAACTGGAGCAAAGACAGGCATGTTCGATGAAAAGAACGATAAGCCTAAAAAAGGTATGTTCCCAAGAAAGATTGATAAGGCATTATTTGCTGATGCCACTGCAACTTCAATTGGTGCACTATTAGGTACAAGTAATGTAACTACATATGTTGAAAGTGCAGCAGGGATTAGTGAGGGTGGTAGAACAGGTCTTACTTCTGTTATAGTTGCAATATGTTTCTTGTTGACATTATTTATATCACCAGTAATTGGTATAGTTCCTGCTCAAGCTACTGCTCCAGCATTAATTATAGTGGGAGTATTAATGATTGGTGCAGTTACAAACATCAATTTTGATGATTTCGAAGAAGCTTTGCCAGCGTTTTTAACATTAGTAATGATGCCATTTACTTACAGTATAGCAAATGGTATTGCAGCAGGATTCATATTCTATACTTTAATTAAAATTGTTACAGGAAAGGCAAAAAAGGTTCATCCTATAATGTACATTTTTACTATTCTTTTTATAATAAAATTCGCTATGCAAGTGTAA
- the galE gene encoding UDP-glucose 4-epimerase GalE: MAVLVCGGAGYIGSHMVAELLESGEEVVILDNFQKGHRDAILGGKLYEGDLRDRSVLDKIFTENKIDSVIDFAADSLVGESVVEPLKYFENNVGSTLNLLGAMRDHKVKYIVFSSTAATYGEPENTPILESDRTLPTNPYGESKLTVEKVLKWCDNAYGIKYTALRYFNAAGAHISGKIGEDHRPESHLIPLILQVALGQREKIMIFGDDYNTEDGTCIRDYIHVTDLANAHLMALDRLRKGGESRIYNLGNGKGFSVKEVIEATRKVTGKEIKAEVTPRRAGDPAILIASSEKAISELNWKPKYDSLDTIIDTAWQWHKNHANGYEK; this comes from the coding sequence ATGGCAGTATTAGTTTGTGGGGGCGCTGGATATATTGGCAGCCATATGGTAGCAGAACTTTTAGAGTCTGGAGAGGAAGTTGTTATTTTAGATAACTTTCAAAAGGGACATAGGGATGCTATTTTAGGCGGTAAATTATACGAAGGCGATTTGAGAGACAGGAGCGTATTAGATAAGATATTTACTGAAAATAAAATAGATTCAGTTATAGATTTTGCTGCTGATTCCCTTGTAGGAGAGAGCGTGGTTGAACCGTTAAAATATTTTGAGAATAACGTTGGGTCAACTCTTAACTTACTTGGTGCAATGAGGGATCATAAAGTAAAATATATTGTATTTTCGTCTACAGCTGCAACTTATGGGGAGCCAGAAAATACACCTATTTTAGAAAGTGATAGGACATTACCTACAAATCCATATGGAGAGTCAAAGCTGACTGTTGAAAAAGTACTTAAGTGGTGCGACAATGCATATGGAATTAAATATACAGCTTTAAGATATTTCAATGCTGCTGGTGCTCATATAAGTGGAAAAATAGGCGAAGATCATAGGCCAGAGTCGCACTTAATCCCATTAATTTTACAAGTAGCTCTTGGACAAAGAGAAAAAATTATGATATTTGGAGACGATTATAACACTGAAGATGGTACATGTATAAGAGATTACATACATGTTACTGATTTAGCTAACGCACATCTTATGGCTTTAGATAGACTTAGAAAAGGTGGAGAAAGCAGGATATATAACCTTGGAAATGGAAAGGGTTTTTCAGTAAAGGAAGTAATTGAAGCAACAAGAAAAGTAACTGGAAAGGAAATTAAGGCTGAAGTTACTCCAAGAAGAGCTGGTGATCCTGCAATTCTTATTGCATCTTCAGAAAAAGCTATTAGCGAGCTTAATTGGAAACCTAAATACGATTCCTTAGATACTATAATAGATACAGCATGGCAATGGCATAAAAATCATGCAAATGGGTACGAAAAATAA